The Etheostoma spectabile isolate EspeVRDwgs_2016 chromosome 4, UIUC_Espe_1.0, whole genome shotgun sequence sequence acattatgttgtaattgtgttttattttgtttttctcttcagtAAACAATAAGTTTGCATTGCAATGTAAGAACTGCAAAACCAGCATCCATCACCAGTGTGTGTCCTACGTGGAGTTCCAGAGGTGTTTTGGCAAAATTGTGAGATTTGTATTACACAGCAGGCTACTGATGGTTTTAATTCAAAATGCACTGCAGAGAATTTTCTTTTAGGTATTTAGTGtctgctctcctctcctcgTTTAGCCTCCAGGATTCAGGAGAGCCTACAGTTCACCTCTCTACAGCAGTCAGCAAAACTCCACAGTCTCACAGCTGCTGCCCTTTTGTGAGTttaattcatttcatttctacATAAAGAGAAATTTCACCTCAAccgttcttttttatttttaatatgtttcAAAATTTGCAATTCTTTCCTAGCCAgatgttaaatttgttacatATACTTAGATCAGCAATGCACATGACGGAAAGTTCCATCTTCTCAGCTTAATTTAGTTACCCTAGTGCTAATAGtgctaacatttttttgttcccTCGTTTaaatgcagtgtgtgcaaaagCTCTAAAGTGAAAGAGACGTCATGGTACAGATGCAATGAGAGTTGTAAAGTAAGCCAGTAATGTGCTCGCTGAAGTCCAAGTGTCATTTTCATTAGTCACAGATCAGGTATTTGAATTGTCGCCAGACAACACCACACATGAAAAGACTGGCTGTGGTTCACAAAATCAAAAAGATTATAGAAACAGCATTGATAAGGCCTGAAGTTGATTAAACTTAAATACCTCTTGTTAGAACATCACACTCACCTGCACTCATGTGTTCTCATGTtgtttattgattgattgatgacaTTTGATTGGCAGCACAGTCAAACCGCACCGACCCTGTGTTTGAGACGCTGCGTGTTGGTGTGATCATGGCCAACAAGGAGCGTAAAAAAGGGTCAGAGGACAAGAAGAATGTGAGTGACAATGCACTTATTACACTTCATACAACACATAGCCATCTGTAAACATGGAGCATTGCCAGTTTCTGCAATGGACCATTGTAAACATGTAGATCTATTTCACTATACTTTAATCTACCAGTAACCCTAGCTCTGACTTTAGATCACCAGGTTggttttttctttataaaaagcTTTACTTTTTTACTGTTATAGTAAGTTGTTTTACCAACCTTATTTCATTTGTCTTCttcaaatttattttgaatatttgtttaaTCTGATTCTTAAAGCACAATGTAGTTATTAAATGTGTTATAATTACAATATAAATGCGATATGTATTGTTTATCCTAAATTGTTCAGATAATGATGACGATGACAGAGGATGACGAGTCCCAGCCCAGacaggaggaagaaggaggTGAAGGAGGTAAGTGTGCTGAACAGCTGTCAGCATTGGGTGCTGTTTTTCCTCTGTGCCATCATTGCAATATGCAGATCTTTGGTCCGACTTGTGCTCCCAGCAGGAATAACTTCAAATAATCTTTACAGTACTGGTGACAATATGTGAAGCTGAATATTTTGTTTGTCtcatttatgttgttgttgtgtacCAGCAAACATAGAAGGAGACAAAAGAAGAGACAAGGCCTCTGCTGATGACAAGGTCAGAAAGTGTGTTGTTGATAATGATGACGTCAATGAAAACTAACTTTGATGAATCatatgatacttttttttttactggtgaTGTTGAGTCCGCACTGTGCTTTAAATGTTTGTGCTCACCAGAGTAAAAAGCTTCAGTCAGGAAAGATCGGGGTGTTCAGTCAGTCTCACTACTATCTGGCTCTGTATCGCTTCAAAGCCGTGGAGAAAGATGATCTGGATGTTCAGTAAGCTCTCGCTGCACCTCGCCcaatctctctgtgtgtctctgaaTCTCTCTCTGACTTCTTTGTGCTTACTCTTTCTTCCTGACTGTCTCACTCCGCCAAACATACTTTTTGGTGTCAACATTTAgtattaaaatatgtaatattttccCAAGTGCTGGTGACCGCATCACGGTGATAGATGACTCCAATGAAGAATGGTGGAGGGTGAGTCCCAGATTAAGTTTCTCACATTACTCAATGTCAAGATGATGATTTCAATCCTGTCTACTCTCATGTTTTTGGAGCCAGAAGAATTCTGGTGCATTCATATGTGTGTTCATCAATTTCCAAGTTGGCTACTTTACAGCACTGTGTTCAATATTTGTGTAGTTGTAAAGTCAATCGACAATCAAAGGACAGCAAATGAAAACCATGAGAGCTGCAGCTTTGCAGAGCTGTCCTCGAGCCTCTAGTTCAAAGTgataactttttgtgacaatttGAGTTCCAGGTTAAACATAACTAACCATATGCAGCCTCTAAACGCCAGCCCACGCTTTTATTTCCCTCAACGTGGTCCATAAGGGTAATAAATAGGCTTTACAAAACAGTAGATTATTGGAAGTTTTGGTCTGTGCGTTCAAGTCACTTAGGTTTCAAAACCACACTGGgcagcatgtttgtgttttaaattgagCCATCTACCATATCTGAATTTGAAACTGGGGCTGCAACACCAGAGCTTTCTCTCCCTCAGGGAAAGATCGGAGAGAGAACGGGCTTCATACCTGCCAACTACATCATCCGGGTGCGAGCAGGAGAGGGGGTCTACAAGGTGACCCGCTCCTTCGTTGGCAACAGAGAGATGGGCCAAATCACTCTGAAGAAAGACCAGGTTAACACACTACTGCTACACTCTACtgaatgtcacacacacacacacacacacacacacacNNNNNNNNNNacacacacacacacacacatgcacgcacacactcttGCAGATGCATGATTATATAACCAAACCATAAACGCCTCcaccatgaaaaaacaacatcctAGTCCTTATCTCTAAAGTGAACATACTAAAATAAAGACTTGAGAACTTTCTGTGGCTGTTAGGACAGTCGATCCTCATAGGGACAACAATACACATATACTTAACACAAATATAAAGATGTAACGTCAACACCAACATGCTGCTTAAAGCACTGTCCCCCATTTATtttgggggaccataggcaggctgggggaacacatgttaatgttaaaaaaatactcaaagtaaaattttcacaccatgggaccttttagaAATTTCCCAAgtttttggttgtgtttgttgtatGTGTCCTCAGATTGTAGTGAAGAAGGGTGAGGAGGTAAACGGCTACCTAAAGGTCAGCACAGGACGGAAGCTCGGCTTCTTCCCCACCAACCTCCTGCAGGAGGTCTGAGGAGGACTGGCAGACGTCGCATTAAACCCTCGGCCATCTTCCGTCCCAGCTTCATCATCTGTTGTGGCAGACATGCTTGTTCATGGTCCAAAGCaactaaaacacttttttacttGAAACACACATTGGTATTCTCCTTTGTTCATCTGTGGACTCACAAAGCCTGTGTGCAGAATATATTGGGATGCATTAACTCAGTGTGCAGAGGCATGTGTTAAATGGGCagataaacaacagaaaaacaaaggtTTGGTCTACAAACAAGTCATGCAACTGTCAACgtgtcatttttatttggaTGGCATGTTTTTTATCTTTGATGAATTTTGACTGACGGATAAGCggttgaagatggatggatggaattttGACTTTTGCTGgaagttatttttaatattgCTTTAGTTTTAGAAGCTCTTGTTTTTAGTTTGCATATTTTGAATGGCGTTGCCTCCGTGTTAAACTACAGAAAACACTATGTATTAGTGCAAGGGGGTTGGGGGCTTGGCAACTCTTTCTGTAAACTTGACTTGATGTTCTGCAAAAACGTGTTTGTGTATTTAGCCATTTTACATTGAGTCATTGAGCACtttccataaaaaaacaacatatagaGCCTCTTTTAGTAATCAATGTTTTGGGGTAAATTCAACAACATTTATGAGCTGCTGTTATTTCAACCAACAACATTTGACATACCacattaaatgtaaaatgacaTGACTGAAAGTTTGAATTCATTGCACAGCAGTATGTTACTTATTTTGTAATATAGTGACACATTTCTGTTATTCGCTTCAACTTGATTACAATTCTCTTATTCACTGATTTATTATCACACTGTAGCTCTCTTACCCTTCACTCTCAGGTCAGATATGATCAAACTTGTTGGAAACAAAACTTTCTCAGatgaactctgtgtgtgtgtgtgtgtgtgtgtgtgtgtgtgtgtgtgtgtgtgtgtgtgNNNNNNNNNNNNNNgtgtgtgtgtgtgtgtgtgtgtgtgtgtgtgtgtgtgcgtgtgtgtgtgtatgtgtgtaaaaactgaagaaaagagGAGAATCTGTGTTGCATTTCTTAGCAATTAGTTATTAGAGTCATTTATAGTGAAGAATACTTTCATTTCCTCACGTCAAAGAACAAAATGATAGATCCAAATGAGACAGAGGCAGTTCCAGAACCTTAAAAGGATGCAGAGCTATTTTCTGTAGCTATCCTGAGTGCAGTGTAATTATCCATTGGAAACACCGTGGGGATGGTTTGCCATGCAAAGGGCCAGCTCAGAGATCGGGTATGCAGGGAATGGCATCTGCAGGTCTGAAGAGACATTCCAATAGTACAGGCCACTACAGGCCTGACTCacatgacagacacacagacaggtaGGTAGGTTCAcgtttgtttctttttccatGCGTCTCTTTTTTACCTTTACAATGAGTACGTCGAGATTGAAAAGTGGCTGATTGAACGCtactgtgttacagcagcataaGCTGATCCCTGAGAGGTATGCCGCTCAGCACCGTGGCATAAGCCAATCCCCTGGAGGCATCTGTCGCTCAGTACAGCAAcatgtgttggttgtgtggAATGCCACTTGTGGTCCACCAGCACATACCGTTTCCTAGCAACAGGATGAAGTGTTTGGCCACTGTCAGTGACAAACCTCGCTGATGTACTTACAGTTAATTTTAGAGCTAGCTTGAGCTAACGTAGCTATTGCTTGCCTCGCCGCCATAGCCAGTCTAATCAATAACTGAAGTATAGAGCCAACTAAAGTTAACCAAATAAAAGGAATGTATACCCAGTCTTGTATAAAATACTTGAAAACGATACTTGAGTAAAAGGGCAAGAATTgtaccagaaaatgactttggtaaaAGTTAAAGTCTCTTAGaatattacttaagtaaaaatcttaaagtatctgatatttgctgtacttaagtatcaaaagtaattttcttATATTAAATGTACTAAAGAATTAGAAGTACAAGTAAAAAGAACTTTGAATATGAACTTTAAAGGTGTGTAAAGTTATCTTCATCACCACTGTCGTCGGGGTGGTCATTGTCTGTTACCATGGCGGCAGAGCTTCCACGACCCTATCAGTTGTtatgcttcctcctcctcatccttaGTTTTGGTCTATTTTTTCCTTTAGTGTCAACACTGGAACTAAACAGATGAATTAGCACAGCTTTAATGcgtttctttcacatctacagcagtcagattcactgtatcactgcacatgggaagggcacttgtaatgacattttgaacatttctagaggctaaaaacatgtttttaaacttgccctgtttgagcctgttgggtgctaactctagcaggaggataacacggtgcaggcagcaccgattgttttagtttttctctctactgacagaacNNNNNNNNNNttacaaacaacagagctacgtgttggaatcgaccggaattctttAAGTACAGTagtgaagtatttgtacttcgttacattacaacactgtGTATACCTTTCTCTTATCTGTTAGGTTGCTGGGACATAAGCAATGCTTTTGAAATGACACTAAAGTAAtttcatataataataataatattaatacattttatttgcaatgcactttacatttaaacaaatctcaaagtgatacaggtaagatcataaaagcaaggtaaaaaaNNNNNNNNNNaaatatctataaatagtgcaacGACATTTTTGGGCGAGAATATATGATCCCGGATGTACCCTAAATTCATAGTACAGCTTGCCTTAGGTAACAGTCTTACCAACCCATAACAGAGATTTAGAGCAACTTTAGAGCAAACTAAAACTGTGATAAAACATGACGTTTGTCATGTTGATAGTAAAAAGCATTCCATCATGTAAATCTCCACCTTGGGGAACATTAAACTGGCGTACGCATGGCATAACCGTATTTATTAGTCACCATAAATAGGCTATCGTTACTTTAAATGAGTAACGTTAAACGGTTCGTGGCATGAGCACAGTCTGTGGTCGTGAGCCATAGGAACACAAGCGGGATACCACTTCGGCTGCTGTAGTGAGCGACATAACCGCCAGGGGATCTGCTTATGCCGCTGCAGTGGCTACTGGTTGCATCTTGCCTTCAGATTGTTGTTATTACAATAAATCCTTTAATTCGTATACTTTTGCTCTTTCATTATTCTCGATTAGATTTCCCCTTTTTTCACTGTTCTGTTTGTGTCTCCCTggtttcctctccctctccctcacacTCTCAACAACCACGTTTGGATGCAGATGATGAGTTGCCTGGTCATgcctccttcctcctctgttgtctgtcagaggaaaaaaaagggagcaGCGTGGCCGTGCAGGTAGTGCTGCCAGGCTTCAGcagtcctctgattggacaaCAGAGCACCCCTTCAGACACGGGTCACTTCCTTCTGGGAAACAGCCTCTGCTTCACGCCGCTCTGGACCGACAGACCTCGTTTGAAGATATCACAGCTGCCATGTTGTCATCCCCGACCCCTTGACCCTGCCACTCCAGACGGGCAGGATGGAAGAGGGGGTGCCAAAATGTTTGTAGATTTGAGTTGCTGGATGacgattttgtgtgtgtgtgtgtgtgtgtgtgtgtgtgtgtgtgtgtgtgtgtgtgtgtgNNNNNNNNNNNNNNNtgtgtgtgtgtgtgtgtgtgtgtgtgtgtgtgtgtgtgtgtgtgtgcaagtgtgtgtgcaagtgtgtgtgcaagtgtgtgtgctaGGGCATGAAGGGGGTCAATGCATGATGCTGTGGCAATGAATCTGTTCAATTCAAGATCATTTTATAGAGGAGAACACATCAAGAGCCAAACttaaatttatatattatagttTTTTAAGTCAAACTCAGACAAAGGACACAAACAACATTGGGAagtaaaaaattatataaataatatagaaCCATGTTTGTGGTTACATCCCATCGTCCTCAAGAGCACGTTAAGTTTGTTCCATTGCCATGCAAACACACTGCAGATGCTTTGAAAACCGCACATGAGTCTAAACACCACTTCATCTTCTCATCCACGTTGACCTAAAAGTTGAGATTGTCAGCTTCATGATCAACCTTGGGCTAGTTTGatagcatatacagtacatgcacattTCCATGGCAACGGCCATAACTAGAGCTTAAAGTTGAGATTGATTTATCTACTGCTGTTTCCAAGGTCACAAATGACCTCTGTTTTTacaatttgaaaaatgtatatgtcattgaagaaaaacaagaaagatgTCCATAAACTCTTCAAGTTAGGATCACTACGGTATGTAGAAAAATGTTTAGGCAGCTAAAGATTTAACATTTTGGCTTTGACTAACTGCTTGGAAAAGACTTTCAGCAACCAATTTTGGAATCAGTAATATTTCAGGCCATGTAGGATATCAAAAAACGCATTTGTATCGTCAACATTGTTAATTGAATACATCCCCAAATGCAACAGGTGCATATTGTGTATTTCTGTAACTTTTAAAATCATCAAGGTGCtataaaaaatagtaaaatgtttttaaaaagtttttttttttaaagggagaATTTCCACATTGAAACCAACACATATGGCAAGAAATACATTCCACACTGAATTACAATTTGTACTGAGACATGTCTTGATCATTTCACCCAACAGAGGTCCCTGTTGCCCCGGATATGGAGCTAAAATTCTTCCCGAACCAACTTCACACACCACAGGGACccagtgtgtgtttattgtgatAACAGTTGATCACAGGATCACAGGCTTGCAAGTGGGAACACGTCATTTTAATGTTATGATCATGTGGTTCTAAAGAACTCATTtggttgtaaataaatacatttggtcTCTAGCATTCATATCTGAACACATATTCCCAGAGTGTTTAAGGGATTTTCTGCCCATATAATCAAATGCAGACATTTAATAGACATAGTCATCAGTGTCAAACGGTTTGTATTAAATGCAGTGATCAAATCACAGTTAAAATCCCCCTCTCCTCAATCTGTGATACTGAGTTGTTAGGTATCACACCGATGGGTGCCGCTTGAGGCACACAGCTTGTTACTTTCCATGCATAGCGGAGATCTTTTTGAATTTACGTTTTATAATTTGCAGCACATGTTCAAACAGCATTATACAGTGTTAAAAAGCAATACAACTTTGTAGGGTGTCAAACCGCACTTATGGATGTGCAGAAAGTGACGCATCCCTTTTTAAGAGTGCAGGCTCTGCATCATCTCATTGACCCACCATATTCAGAATCTCATTTAGCATCCAGTCGAAGTGAAAATCCATCTTCCCCTCTGCCAGCCGCTAAGAAATGTAGCAACGTgtgaagaaaaataataacataaaactATATTAGAGATCCTTTTTTGCCTAGCAGAGAAGGTATTGATTTTTGGAGAAATGTTTCAGAAAGTCTCTTCCACAGGCCACTTCTCACAGTCCTCAAAGCAACAAAACCTGTTTTATGCCTTTCACAAAGTTGTATTTTtagaaatttctttttttaactctcttcctcttgtctgtctctgtttttatgacacacagatgtgtgtaagtgtgcgtGGAATAGCGTGAACGTGTATCAAATCTCATATTTCCTGACACAACCTCTGAAGCGTTAGATTAAATCCTTGACATGATTCTTTAAAATAACTGTGACAGAATAACACTTATTTCCATACGTTTTTCATAGAGGCACCAAAATTCAATTATCTAATCTGATTTCTATGCTTATTAATCTCCATTACTCATACATTCAAACTGATGCAATTGTGTGTGTTACAAAActgtcttctgtttttttttttttttaaagtggaatTGTAATGAGGTATGGTGGGATATGCTCAGTGCAAGGCAGAGGTTACAGTTAAGGACTAGACAGACAGGTAAAGGAATGGAAACAGTTTCCTGTCTGACACCATTAAACAATTGAAGGTGTTTATGTGCACCGCTGCCAAAATGACACAGCAGGGGAAGACAATGGCAAGATATTGGCAGCCTGTTACCACAGTAGGctacagtgcatgtgtgtgtgtgttgtgtgtgtgtgtgtgtgtgtgtgtgtgtgtgtgtgtgtgtgtgcgcgtttgtgtgcgtgcgtgtgtgtgcgcgtgttttCAGTCTGTTCATCCATCTGTGTTAGCAGAGGGAGaccaggacagagagacagaaagtgcTGGTTTATATGTGTGATTTCATGCTTGTGCAAGAATAAATTAAAGATGGtgatgacacacacataaaaaagacAAGTTTACAGAGTGAGTCCCGaggcccagagagagagagagggagagagagtgagggagggatggagaaaAGGCTGGAGAGAAGACTGCAGGGTTCGAACCAATTAGGCCAGGAGAGGATCCCTCCACCTGCACTGCTGGGCCCCCAGGGGAGAGCCCCAGTGACAAGATGAGGGATCGTCATCATTACCATTATTTATTTGCTAAGCAGAGGACGACTCTAGGGCCAATCCTAATAAGATTTGCGAATTACAATGAGTGTCTTGTTTTTGGTGCACGGAGGATGCTTGAGGAGGAGGTTAATGTATGGATAAAAGCTAGCATTTGTTGACATCAGCAGCAAATACAATGTGCTAAAATAAATGCCTTTTAATCAATTATGCACACCTATTATAGGCTCCCAAACTATCATCAATAATATATGTGGTGTACCTGAACTGCCAGTTTTTCCCATGAACATTAAGTTATAATGCAATATGCTGTGAAAcattagaaagaaagaaaatgtgtccACCAAATTGCagagagcgcacacacacaaacacacgcacacaaacacacgcacacacacacactctgaggaCACGGTTTGGTTCGAGGTGAGTGCAATAGGTCAAGGAAAATAGAAAATGatatctgtttttttccttcaccATCGGAGGTAAATTAACCgatgttgagttataaaaagttgtAAACTGTGTGATGCAGTCAGGATGGGATTAATATGCATATGTCTGTGAAGAAGGCAGGATGGCCATTTGTTcctcacctcccccccccccccccccccctgtttctctgactgtaaagagttgatcaggtcaagtctggcattcaacatatggaaaggggcttcctgctatgaaacaaaaggtggtcctctctgtctcctgtcccctggggttttagtctaggctaaaacaatacaatgttgattggactactttgatgtcagagtttcacatttgcaCAACAGAAGCAGTTGCTCTGCTACCAAGGGGTGACCCCCGGAGGTGCAGAGGCAGGTCAGTTCTCATTGCACAGCAAAGATGTACggcatgttgtcatgacaacagcggaccaatgagaatggatttgaaagcaccaggtgaaaaggaaccgccccccGGTGCAGCGCATAAAAAGTGTGAACTAAGAAGTTTCTGGACTGCTTCcatgtgactccgtcaggaggagcgtggatcagtccgctgtcagctgcagtgttattgtgtttgttttgtctgattgtctttgtcttatcatcttcatcactgctgttgcattaaaccttcattaattctcaattcgaccctcagcctccttttcctcagaaatccgaACGAATGCGATGTAAGTTATGAATTTCTTACACCGACCAGTCACTACTAGCGTTAAGCTAGCTAACTGCTAAGCTTGACTTCAACTGCTTTAATAAGAAGACTTAGCTAGCTAATATTAACAGTCCATGGGACTGACAAGCCGAACCATGAACCGCGTAACCAGTCCTGTTTATCCAAGGTAAACAATAATATTGTTACAGGGATGCAAATTGTTAGGAACATATGACCATAGTTTTACATGCATAACGTTTGCCTTGTATAAAGGGAGATGCTGAAAATTGTTTTTCCTGCCACTGTCTGCCTCGTACCAAacggtagctagctaacgttagctgtcactgcattctgacattcagtgcATCTTACTTTTCGTAACGGTACTTTGTATTGGGGAAACGCCTCTGTTTTCAATGTGAAGGTAGATTATTTAGATCTTTTAATGTTCCTTATCTTAGTTTTGTAAAACGTCATGATGATATATCTTTTTGTTGGTCAAAGTTCTGAATTCAAAAAGTAGCTAGCTACGGtagtattatcagcaaaaaaatagctagctagctagctagaatCATTATAGATTCATCTGTTTTGTTTCTAATTGTTTGGTCCATCGAACGTCAGAcaacagtaaaaaagaaaacaatattattaGCATTATATATTAGCTACATTACACTGTCTCAAAGTCCAAGTTGAggcaataaatacaaataatcaCATTTGAGAAGATGTAACTAGGGAAGTTTTAGCATCTTTGATTAACAAATAGCTTAAACGATTAACCGATTGTCAAAAATAGTTTTCCAAATAGTTAGtcgactaattgattaattgtttcagctaggcctatacaaaatattaaataatcaaaagtacTTATTTTGCACCCCCTCAAAGTGTCATATTATgatgttattttatatttgtagtGGATAATTATTATGAT is a genomic window containing:
- the LOC116687802 gene encoding SH3 and cysteine-rich domain-containing protein 3 codes for the protein MAYQDMLDDKGSVDIHDSPPFPDNVMKEEDNMVYFIYDEEVEDEDKEEPPPAEPIKPVNDRPHKFKDHYCKKPKFCDVCARMIVLNNKFALQCKNCKTSIHHQCVSYVEFQRCFGKIPPGFRRAYSSPLYSSQQNSTVSQLLPFSQSNRTDPVFETLRVGVIMANKERKKGSEDKKNIMMTMTEDDESQPRQEEEGGEGANIEGDKRRDKASADDKSKKLQSGKIGVFSQSHYYLALYRFKAVEKDDLDVHAGDRITVIDDSNEEWWRGKIGERTGFIPANYIIRVRAGEGVYKVTRSFVGNREMGQITLKKDQIVVKKGEEVNGYLKVSTGRKLGFFPTNLLQEV